A segment of the Agromyces sp. H17E-10 genome:
CCGCGGTGCTCGAGCAGGTCGCGGGTGTACGACGACCGCTTGATCAGGTAGTAGTCGACGATCATGATCGCGAACACGGGCACGAAGAACGCGCCGATGATCGTGAGGAACGTCGTGAACTGGTCGAGCAGGGCCAGCCACGTCGAGCCGACGATCGAGATCACGCCCACGACGAGCGCGGTGGGCAGGAACCGCAGCTTCGCCCGGCCTGCGCTCGCGTTCACGATCGACGTGGTCATGCCGTAGACGACCATCGAGTTCGTCGCCATCACCGAGACGAAGATGACGATCGCGATCGGCGCGCCGAACGCCGCGACGAGCACACCCGGGTCGAACGCGGCCGCGTCGCCGCCCGAGAGGATGACGTAGCCGATCGCGGTCGCGCCGAGCGTCATGGCGATGACGGTCGAGAGCGTGTAGCCGATGCCCGAACCGAGTATGCCCGCGCGGCTCGACACCGCGAGGCGGTTGAAGTCAGCCGAGAGCACCGTCCACGACACGGCGGTCGCGATGACGATGTCGAGCACGATCGCGGGTGTGTACCCGATCGACAGGTCGACCGGGATCGCCTGGTACTCGCCCGGCCCGAAGGTCGAGAACGCGACGAAGAAGATCCACGCGATGATCGCGAGCATGAGCACCGCGAGCCACGGCTCGACCCGGGCGATGCCGTCGTGGCCGAAGATCGCCAGGATGACGACGATCGTCTGGCACAGCACCGAGAACAGGATCGGGCTCGAGAAGCCCGTGAGGCTCTCGACGAGGTAGTTCACCGTGACGCCCGCGAGCATCGCCTGCACCCAGCTCCAGCCCATGAGGATGATCACGTTCGCCGCCATCGGCAGGTAGCCGCCGCGGGTGCCGAACGCGCCGCGCGTGAGCGCCATCGTCGGCAGGCCCGTGCGGGTGCCGATGTTGCCGACGAGCGTGAGCACGACGGCGCCGCCGAGCGTGCCGAGCACGATCATCGTGATCGCGACGCCGTAGTCGACGGCCGGGATGAACAGGGTGCCGGTGAGCAGGGTCGTGACGACGAGGTTCGCCGCCAGCCAGATCATTCCGATGCGCGGCGTCGACAGGGTGCCGCGGACCGGCCCCGAGTTGTCGGCCTGCTGCGCCAATCGGCGGTCGAGACGGGTGTAGAGCGACATTGCTTCTCCTGTGGGGGTGGGAGTCGGCGTGGGCCGTCAGTCGGTGGATGCGTCGGCGTCGGCGCCGGGCATGGGTGAGAGGTGCTCGTGCACGGCGAGGAGTCCGTCACCGTCGACGCGGAAGACGATCGTCTCCCGCTCGGTGTACGCGTCCTCGCCGTCGCCGGTGTCGACGCGGGTCGCGACGTCGTGCGAGAACACGGCGCCGCCCGGGTAGGTCTGCACGAGTCGGTTGCTCGACTCGCAGGAGAGCACGCGCCAGCCGCCCCCCGTCCACTCCGCCCAGAGGGCCTCGTAGGCGGCGCGGTCGTCGAGCCGTGCGGCCTCGGTGTGGAACATGAAGCTCGCGTCGGGGGCGAAGCCCGCGAAGTAGCGGGGTCCGTCGGTCGCGGCGAACGCGTCGACGATCGCGTCGGCGGCGGCGAGCACCTCGTCGACGGTCGGTTCACGGGTGGTCATGTCGATCTCCTTCGATCGGGTGGGGGTTCGAGGGCCGCCACGATCTCGGCGATCGCCACGGAATCGGATGCATGTGCGCGATCCGGTCCGAGATCGTGGCGATCTCCGAGGTCATGGCGGTCGGGTCGCCGGGTCAGGCGCGGGGCGCCATCGCGCTGATGAGCTCGTAGGCGACGTGGGATGCCGCGACCGCCGTCAGCTGCGCGTGGTCGTAGGCCGGGGCGACCTCGACGACGTCGGCGCCGACGATGCGCTTGTCGGCGAGGGCGCGGATGATGCGGAGGAGCTCACGGCTCGTGAGCCCGCCCGCCTCGGGGGTGCCCGTGCCGGGCGCGTGCGCCGGGTCGAGCACGTCGATGTCGATCGAGATGTAGAGCGGCTTGTCGCCGATGCGGGCGCGGATGCGCTCGATCGCCGACTCGACGCCCTGCTCCTCGATGTCCTCGCTCGTGACGATCGCGAAGCCGAGTCGTGCGTCGTCGGTCAGGTCCTCGACGCCGTAGAGCGGGCCGCGGGTGCCGACGTGCATGCTCGCGGTGAGGTCGATGAGCCCCTCCTCCGACGCACGGCGGAACGGCGTGCCGTGCGTGATCGGGGCCCCGAAGTAGGTGTCCCACGTGTCGAGGTGGGCATCGAAGTGCAGCACTGCGACGGGGCCGTGCTGCGCCGTGACGGCGCGCAGCAGCGGCAGCGCGATCGTGTGGTCGCCGCCGATGACGACGAGCCGGTCGGCCTGCTCGGCGAGCGAGCGGGCGCCGGCCTCGACGTCGGCGACGGCCTCGGCGATGTCGAACGGGTTGACGGCGATGTCGCCCGCGTCGGCGACCTGCTGCACGGCGAAGGGCAGCACGCCCTGCGCCGGGTTGAACGGTCGCAGCAGGCGCGACGCCTCGCGCACGTGCGACGGGCCGAATCGCGCGCCGGGGCGGTAGCTCACGCCGCTGTCGAAGGGCACGCCCACGACGGCGATGTCGGCGTGCGGCACCTCGTCGAGGCGGGGAAGGCGGGCGAACGTCGCGATGCCCGCGAAGCGCGGGACACGGCTGGCGTCGACGGGACCGATGGGTTCGGGCGAAACATCCGGTTGCATATTGCGAAACCTCCGATGTACTGGAGTAAACTTCGGGGCAATGCTACGACCGGCCCGCTACGGTGTCAACAGCCCGCCGTCGACCCCGAAGGAGCCCGCATGCAACGACCGGTCCCGCCGTCGCCGAGCGACTCCCCCATGGCGATCGGCCCTCGCCTGCGCAACGCCCGCACCGCGCAGGGGCTCACCCTCGCGCAGGTCGCCGCAGCCGCCGGACTCACCAAGGGCTTCCTGAGCCGGCTCGAGCGCGACGAGACGTCGCCGAGCGTCGCGACGCTCGTGCAGCTCTGCCAGGTGCTCTCGATCTCGGTCGGCTCGCTGTTCGCCGAGCCCGAGATCCAGGTCGTCCAGCTCGCCTCTGCGCCCCGCATCAACCTCGGCGGCACGGGCGTCGCCGAGCACCTCATCTCGCCGCGCAGCGAGTCACGGGTGCAGATGATCCGCTCGGTCATGGAGCCCGGGGCGTCGGGCGGCGCCGAGCTCTACACGATCTCGAGCGACGTCGAGGTGCTGCACGTGCTCTCGGGCGCCGTGAGCGTGCGCTTCGTCGACCGCGAGGTGCCGCTCGTCGCGGGCGACTCGATGACCTTCCCCGGCCGCGAGCCGCACAACTGGCGCGCCGACGACGAACTCGGCGCCGAGGTCGTCTGGGTGATCGTGCCCGCGTCGTGGAGCGGCTCGAGCTGAACCGGTCGGTCGAGTAGCGACGAAGGAGCGTTTCGAGACCACCCGCCGCGGCCTCGATACGGGGCTGCGCGCCTACTCGACCTGCGAGCCCCCGCCGAGCTCGCGCTTGCGCTGCTCGAGCTCGGCGCGCTTCTGGTAGTACTCGATCTCGCGGTCGAGGTCGGCGATCTGCTCCTCGGTCGAGCGGGTGTCGCGCGGCATCGGCGGCACGTACGGCTCCTCGGGCGCGCGGCCCGCGGGCGTGAATCCGCCGAGGCCCCGGCCGCTCGACGAGTACTCGCGGCCGAGCGTGAACCAGAGCACCGTGCCGATGAGCGGCAGGAAGATCACGAGCAGGATCCACCCGAACTTCGGCAGGTGCTTGACCTGCGACTCGTCGCGCATGATGAGATCGACGAGGGCGTAGACCATGCCCGCGAGGACCACGAGCGAGAAGACCATCGGCATGGCCGCCAGCCTAGGGCGACGGCGACCGCGAGGTCGAGCCCGCGCGAGCGGCGCGCGACGCCTTCACGTGTGCCCCGCGATCACCGCGCTTCGCGCAGGTGCACGCGTTCACCCTGCGCGCTCAGGAGGTTGAGGATCTCGGCCGGCTCGAGCGACGCGCTCGCCGTGCCGTGCGGCATCCGCGTGTCGAACTCGGCGGCCTCGCCGGGCTCGAGCACGAGCTCCTCGTCGCCGAGCGCGAGGCGCACGCGACCGCTGAGCACGTAGATCCAGTCGTAGCCCTCGTGCGCGCGCTGCTCGACCGGCGCCTCGGGCGGATGCCCCGGCAGCACCATCTTGTAGGCGTGCAGGTCGGGGTTGCTGCGGGTGAGCGGGATGATCGCCTTGCCGCCGCGGTAGAAGGGCTTCGGGTGCACGCGGGGGTCGGCGATCTGCGGTGCGCCGACGAGGTCGTCGAGGCTCGCCCGGTAGACCGCGGCGAGCCGGATCAGCAGATCGAGCGTCGGTCGGCGGCCACCCGACTCGAGGCGCGAGAGCGTGCTCGTCGAGATGCCGGTCTCCTCCGAGAGCTCGGCGAGGGTGAGGCCACGACGGGTGCGGAGCGCGCGCAGCCGCGCGGCGACGCCGTCGAGCATGCGGTCGATGGGCGGATCGGAGGGCGATTCGGCGGGGTCGGCGGCCACGGGACATCCTTTGCTGTTCCGGCAAACTCACTTGCCATTTCATACTGCCACGGCCGACGATCGGATCATGCAGCAGAACTCGTGGGACGTCATCATCGTCGGCGGCGGCAGCGCCGGGCTCAGCGCGGCCCTCATGCTGGGCCGGTCGCGCCGCAGCGTGCTCGTGCTCGACGAGGGCGCTCCCCGCAACCGCTTCGCCGGCCACATGCACGGCGTGCTCGGCCGGGATCACACGTCGCCGCTCGACCTGCTCGCCGACGGCCGCGCCGAGTTGGGCCGCTACGAGAACGTGACGATCCGCACGGGCGTCGCGATCGGCGCGCGCGCCGAGCCCGAAGGGCCCGCCGGCTTCGAACTCGAGCTCGCCGATGGCGCGCGCCGGCGCACCCGACGGCTGCTCGTCGCGAGCGGCCTGCGTGACGCGCTGCCATCCGTCCCCGGTCTCGCCGAGCAGTGGGGACGCGGTGCGTTCCTCTGCCCGTACTGCGACGGCTGGGAGGTGCGCGACCGCCGCATCGCGGTCATCGCCACCTCGGCGGCGCAGGTGCACCAGGCGCAGCTCATGCGGCAGTTGTCGACCGACGTCACCGTCTTCGCGCACGATGCCGGCCTCCCGGTCGACGCCCGCGACGGCCTCGTGGCACGCGGGGTGGTCGTCGAGGAGCGCCCCGTGGCCGCGGTCGTCGCCGACGAGCGGGGGTCGCTCCGCGGCATCCGGCTCGTCGACGGCACCGAGATCGCGGCCGACGCGATCTTCGTCGGCCCCGCACCCGAGCCGAACGACCCGGTGCTGCGCCGGCTGGGCGCCGAGCGCGCCCCGCACCCCATGGGCGGCGAGTTCGTCGTGGTCGACGCGATGGGGCGCACGAGCGTGCCGGGCGTGTGGGCGGCGGGCAACGTGACCGATCCCCGGTCGTCGGTGCCGTTCGCGATGGCCGCGGGCAGCATGGCCGGCGCGGCGATCAATGCCGACCTCGTCGAGGAGGAGGTCCGGGCCGTCGTCGCGCGCCGAGCGCCTGCCGCCGGCAGCTGACCGCCGCAGGGCGGGTGACTCGTCGCGACATCCACGGCCGCCGTTCACCTTCGACCATTTAGGCTGAGGTGATGCTGGTCATCAGCTACAACCTGCGCAAGCACCGCGCCATCTCCGAGCTCGCGGCGCTCGATGAGCGCTACTCACCCGAGGTGCTCTGCCTGCAGGAGGTCGACACGTCGAACCTTGCCGAGCGGGTCGGCCGGCTGCGCCTCGCGCACTCGACGACGGGCAACCGGCTCGGCCTCGCGATGTACTACCGCGACGATCGGTTCGAGCCCCGCGACATCCGCGCCTTCGCGCTCAAGAAGTCGCTGCACGACCGCATCCTCCGGCCCGCCCACGAGCGGCTGCTCGGCGCCCGGCTCACCGACCTCGAGCACGGCCGCGACGTGATCGTCGCGTCGTTCCACGCGGCGCCGCTCACGGCCCTCAACTCGTTGCGACGGCACCAGATCCGCTCGGCGCTCGGCGCGCTGCAGCTCATGGGGCCGCACCTGCCGACGCTCATGGTCGGCGACTACAACTACCCCGTGTTCAAGGACAATCTGGCCGAGAAGGTGCGCGATGCGGGCTACGAGCTCACGCTGAGCGACAGTCGCACCTACACGCGGTACAAGTACTTCCGCGGGCACTTCGACTTCGCGACGTCGGCCGACTTCGAGATCCGTCGCGTCGAGACGCTGCCCCGCGGGTCGAGCGACCACCTGCCGATCCTCGTCGACGCGCAGTACGTCGGCCTGCACGCCGACGACGAGATCGACGTCGTCATCTGATCAGGCGGACTCCGCGGGGCCGTTCGTCGCCGCTGTCACACCCGGGGCTCAGCGCCCGATCAGGGCGTTGAGCCAGCCCGGTCCCGCGACGCGCACACCCGGGTCGAGCCGGGCGCGCAGCCCGCGATCCGCGGTCACCACCAGGGTCGAACCGGATGCTCCGCCGACGGCGACGTTCGCGATCTCCACGATCGCGGCGTCGCCGTCGGCCGTCGCGCGCACGAGCTCGATGCCGGCGGGCGCCTCGGCCGATCGGGCGGCACCCTCGACCACGGCGACGACCGCGTCGACGCGAACGGGTTCGTCCGCCGCTTCGCCATGGGGCAGCTCGACCGTGCGTCCGAGAAGCTGCGGCAGTTCGCCGAGCAGACGCGTCGCGGCCCTCGCCCGGTCGCGCCACCAGCCGTCGGGCTTCGACCCCATCACGTTCGCGACGTCGACGATGAGCCGGACTCCTACCGTCATGCGGACATTCTCCACCAGCGCGGCGGGCGAGGATGGAACCATGCAGATCATCGTCATCGGCGCCGGCGCCTGGGGGCTTCCGACCGCGGCCGAGCTCGCCGAACGCGGCCACCGCGTCACCCTCGTCGACCGCTACGGCCCCGGCAACGCGCTCTCGTCGTCGCACGGCCCGACCCGCATCTGGCGGCTCGCCGACCCCGACCCGGCGAAGATCGCGATGACCCGACAGAGCCTCGAGGCGATGGAGCGGCTGTCGTCGATCGCGGGCGAACCGGTGTTCCTGCGCCGCGGGCTCGTCTGGCGCGACGACCGTGCCTCGCTCGACCGCTTCGAGTGGACGCTCGCGATGGAGGGCATCCCCCACCTGCGGCTCGGCGCCGACCGGGTCGCCACCCGCTTCCCGGGCCTCGTACCCGACGGGCGCGGCGCCATCTACACCTCGGAGGCGGGTCCCGTGCTCGCCGAGGTCTCGCTGCGCGCGCAGCTGCGACGGTTCGAGCAGGCGGGCGGCGAACTGCGCATCGGGCACGTCGTCGACCTCGAGACGGATGCGACGGGCACCGGGTCGGGCGGCGGGGGCGCACGGGTCCACCTCGAGGGCGGTGAGGTGCTCGAGGCCGACGCCCTCGTGATCGCCGCCGGCCCCGGGGCATCCACCCTGCTCGGTCACCTGGGGCTCTCGGTGCCGCTGCGTCCGCACCTCGAGCAGGTCGTGCACGTCGCCGACCCGGCACGCCCGTTCGACGACCTGCCCGACCTCATCGACATCGCGAGCGGCGAGCGACCCACGCTCTACGCGATGACGACGCCCCGAGTCGGCTACAAGCTCGGCCTCGACGCGCCGCTGCGCGACGTCGCGTGGGGCGTCGACGACGACCGCACGCCCGACGAATCGCGCACCGCGATGCTGCTCGACTACGCCCGATCGACCCTCGGCATGACGGGCGCGACCGTGGTCGACGCCAAGGTGTGCAGCTGGACCGACTCCCCCGACGGCCGCTTCGTGATCGGCACGCCGCTGCCGGGCGTGACGGTCGCGTGCGGCGACTCGGGCGAGGGCTTCAAGTTCTCGGCGCTCATGGGCCTCGTGCTCGCCGACCTCGCCGAGGGCGCGGCGCCGCGGGTCGACCTCGCACCATTCGCGTTCGACCGGTTCGACGCGGTCGACCCCGAGGCCGCTGCCGCGACCGCCGCAGCGCTCGAATCGCCCACCGCGCTCGGCGGCGCGCCCGAGGCATCCTGATCGGGGCCCGGCCGCGCCGCGGCAGTCAGGCGCCGACGGATGCCGCGGCCGCGGGCTCATCCGCGATCGAGGACGGGGCATGCCCGGGCCTGGTGGCGCCGAAAACGGCCGCGACGACGAGCGTCGACATGAGCGCCCAGTTCACCCAGTCGTCGCGCCCGGTCAGCAGGTCGAGGTTCGTGAGCATGAGGGCGAGGCCCGCCGCGAGGCCGAGCACGCCGAGCAGGGGCGCGATCACCACGCGGAACACCCCGTGCCCGCGGCGATCACGGCTGAAGAAGCGCACGACGCTGACCATGCAGAGCAGCTGCAGCGCGACGACGCCGATGATGCCGACGCCGTTCGTCCAGAGCAGCAGCTGCAGGTAGGGGTCCCCGCGCAGTCCGATCGTGATCGCGATGAGCAGCACCGACACGATCGTCGTCACGAGGCTCGCGAGCACCGGCGAGTGGAACCGCGGGTGCGTGCGCGTGAGCTTCGCGGGCAGCACGCCGTCGCGGCCGAGGGCGAAGAGGTACCGGCTGGTCGCGTTGTGGAACGCGATCGTCGCCGCGAGGATGCTCGTCACGATGAGGAGCCCCATCACCGTCGACGCCCACGCCCCGAGGTACGACTCGGCGAGCATGAAGTACAGCCCCTGGAACGCGTCCGACAGCGAGAACTCGGTGAGCCCGTCGACGCCGAGCGCCGCGACCGCGACCCACGCGATGAAGCCGTAGAACAGGGCGAGGAACCCGACTGCGAGGTACGTCGCCCGCGGCACGGTGCGCTCGGCATCGCGCGCCTCCTCGGCGTAGATCGCCGTGCCCTCGAAGCCGATGAACGCGCCGAGTGCGAGCACGAACATGCCGCCCGAGGCGAGGTTGAACACGTTGCCGGGCGCGAACGGCTCGACCGTGAAGTTCGTCGTGCCCTCGGTCGCGAGCACGGCGATCGCGAGCACCACGAGGATGAGCACCTCGAGGATCATGAGCACCGCGAGCACGCGCGCGCCGATGTCGATCTGCCGGTAGCCGAGCAGGGCGACGATCGCGACACCCGCGAGCGCGTACACCGACCAGTGCACGTCGAGTCCGAGCATCGGGTTGAACGTCTCGGCGGCGTAGAAGCCGAGGAACCCGTAGAAGCCCGCGCAGATGAGCGCGTACGACAGCAGGGCCACGAGGGCCGCGGCCCCGCCGGTGCGCCGACCGAGGCCGCGCCCGATGAAGGCGTAGAACGCGCCCGCGTTGCGCACGTGGCGGGCGAACGCCGTGAACCCGGCGGCGCAGAGGATGTACACGATGCCGCTGAACACGTACGCCCCCGGAGCACCGATGCCGCCGAGGCGGAAGGCGAGCGGCGCCGCACCGGCCATGACGGCGAGCGGGGCTGCCGCGGCGACCACGAAGAAGAAGATGTCGAAGGTGCCGAGCCTGCCGCGGGCGAGCGACCCGCCGGCGACGGCGCCTGGCGGGATGGTCGCGGGGGCGGGGGCGGTCGTGACGCCGGGCGCCGGGTCGGGGGATGTGGTCATGGGTACTCCTGGTCAGCGACGGTGATGACGGGGATGCTGCGTGGGGTGGTCGATCCGGTGCCGACGCGAACGGCGGCGGCACCGGATCGGGCGGCCTAGACCTCGGGCCACCAGGCGGGGTCGGTCCAGAGTCCGAGCTCCTGCTCGAGCGCGGCGCCGACGCGGAAGACGGCCGCGTCGTCATACGTGCGACCGACGATCTGCACGCCGGTCGGGACGCCGTTCGGCGCGACGCCCGACGGCACGGCGAGCACGGGCACGCGGCCGATCACGTTGAACGGCAGCGTCATGAGCTTGCCGAACACTGCGGCGCTGTCGGTCGACGGCTCGTCGGCGGCGAAGCCGGTCGTCGCGATCGTCGGGCAGACGAGGGCGTCGTACTCGGTCATGAGTTCGGCGAAGGGACGGTAGAACGCGCTCTCGGCGACGAGGCCCTCGACGTAGTCGCCGCCGGCCGCGGCCTTCGCCGCGAACGCCCGGGTGTACGGCATGAGCTGGTCGGCGCGTGACGCGTCGCCCTCGAGGATCGACTCGATGAACGGGCCCATGACCGCGCCGAAGTGCGGCCACGAGGTCTCCTGCACGAGGTCGGGACCCCACGGCAGCTCGACCATGTCGACGGTCGCGCCGGCCGCGACGAGCGCCCGGCCGACCGCGCGCGTGTTGTGCTCGACCGACGGGTCGACGTCGTAGCCGCCGAGGTCGAGGCAGAGCGCGATGCGCACGCCCTCGAGGGATCCGACGGCGCCCGAGACGGTCGCGATGTCGCGCAGGGATGCCGCGTCGCCGACCCACGGCCCCGAGATGACGTTCTGCAGCATGGCGACGTCGCCGACGCTGCGGCCCATCGGACCGTCGGCGCAGTACGTGTCGGAGTTGAACGGCGCCATGCCCGGCACCCGCCCGAACGGCGGCTTGAAGCCGACGACCCCGCAGAACGACGCCGGGATGCGGATCGAGCCGCCGATGTCGGACCCCGTCGCGAGCAGGGTCGAACCGGCCGCGAGCACGGCGCCCGATCCACCCGACGAGCCGCCGGGGGTGAAGTCGGGGTTCCACGGGTTGCGGGTGATGCCCCACAGCTTCGAGTGCGTGACCGGCGCGCAGCAGTACTCGGGGGTGGTGGTGCGCGCGTGGACGACCGCGCCCGCGGCCAGGATGCGCTCGACGATCGGGTGCGTCTCGTCGGCGATGTGGCCCTTCTCGAGCAGGCAGCCGTCTTCGAGCAGGCGACCCGCGATGGGCTGCTCGTCCTTGAGCATGAGCGGGATGCCCTCGAGCGGGCGGAGGTCGTCGCCCGCCGCGAACCGGGCCTCCGACGTGCGCGCGGCGTCGCGCGCTTCGTCGATCCACTGCTCGGTGACGGCGTTGATCACGGGTTCGGTCGCCTCGGTGCGGGCGATGACCGATTCGAGCAGGTCGACGGGCGACAGCTCGCGTCGTCGCATCAGCTCCGATGCCTCGGTGGCGGTGAGCCGGAACAGGTCCATGTGGGGTGCCTTTCGCAGATCCGTACGTTGTACGCTTCCGTACACTGTACGGACGATACTCTTGCACGCATGGCGTCACGTCAAGCGGCAGTTCAGAAGGCGGTTGCTCCGCGCCGGCGCGCACCCCGCCAGACCCTCACCCGCCGCGAGGTCACCGACGCGGCGATCGACCTCGTCGAACGCGACGGGCTCGACGCGCTCACGATGCGCCGGCTCGCGACCGAGCTCGGCGTCGCGCCGATGAGCCTGTACACGCACGTCGCGAGTCGCGACGACCTCGTCGATGCCATCGTCGAGCAGCTCATCGAGCGGCTCGACCTGCACGACGAACCGGGCGAGCCCTGGCAGCAGGCGGTGCGCCGAACCCTCGGTACCTACCGCGACCTCGCGGTCGCGCTGCCGCACGCGTTCGAGCTGCTCGCCCTCGCTCCGTACGACACGACACCCGTCGCACCGCACCTCGTCGGCGTGCTCGCGGGCCTCGAGCGGGCCGGGCTCGCGCCCGACCAGGCACGCCAGGTGCTCGGCATCGTCGACGCGTACGCCTCGGGGTTCCTCGTGGTGTGGGCGCGCAGCACGACGTCGACGCGGCGGGCGGCCGCCGCGTCCGTGACCGCACCGGATGCCGCATCCACTGCCGAACGGGATGCGGCAGCCGCAGCCGCCGCGCCCGACGAGGTCGCCGCCATGCGCGACCTCGAGACGTTCGACCAGGGCCTCGAGGCCCTCATCGCGGGACTCGGCGCGACCCTCGTACCGGGTCCGGCCGAAGCCGGCACTTGACATCACTCGGCGACCGCAACTAGGGTCGTGCGGCAATGGGTACGCTGATCTACTCCTGAGTGGTGAGCCGTGTCGAGCTCAGCTCCACGGCTTCCGCATCGTTTCGCGCAGGCGCTTCGCGCCGCCGATCGACGCGCCATCGACCACTGATCGTACGGCTCGCAGCCGTCGATGCTCGCAGCACCCTCTGAGCGGTGCTCGGCGACGAGCATCGACCGGCGTTCGCGCATTCGCGAACGGGCCGGGAAGGGAGTTCACCCATGACCACCAGCCGACTCTCACTCCACGGAGTGACCAAGCGCTTCGCCGACCGCGTCGTGCTCGATCGCATCGACCTCTCGTTCCGCCCGGGCGAGCGCGTCGGCGTCATCGGCGACAACGGCTCGGGCAAGTCGACCCTGCTCCGCCTCATCGGCGGGGCGATCGACCCCGACGCCGGCGAGCTCATCGTGCGGGTCGCGGGCGGCATCGGCATGCTCGACCAGGTGCTCGAACTGCCCGCCGGCGCGACGATGCACGACGCGATCGACGCCTGCTCGGCCGAGCTGCGCGCGCTCGAACTCGCCATGCGCGTCGCCGAGCAGGGCCTGGCCGGACTCGACGGCGCCGGACTCGACGGCGCCGCCCTCGATGTCGCCCTCGCCGAGTACGCGGCGCTCACCGAGCGGTTCGAGTCGCGCG
Coding sequences within it:
- a CDS encoding amidase, with the protein product MDLFRLTATEASELMRRRELSPVDLLESVIARTEATEPVINAVTEQWIDEARDAARTSEARFAAGDDLRPLEGIPLMLKDEQPIAGRLLEDGCLLEKGHIADETHPIVERILAAGAVVHARTTTPEYCCAPVTHSKLWGITRNPWNPDFTPGGSSGGSGAVLAAGSTLLATGSDIGGSIRIPASFCGVVGFKPPFGRVPGMAPFNSDTYCADGPMGRSVGDVAMLQNVISGPWVGDAASLRDIATVSGAVGSLEGVRIALCLDLGGYDVDPSVEHNTRAVGRALVAAGATVDMVELPWGPDLVQETSWPHFGAVMGPFIESILEGDASRADQLMPYTRAFAAKAAAGGDYVEGLVAESAFYRPFAELMTEYDALVCPTIATTGFAADEPSTDSAAVFGKLMTLPFNVIGRVPVLAVPSGVAPNGVPTGVQIVGRTYDDAAVFRVGAALEQELGLWTDPAWWPEV
- a CDS encoding TetR/AcrR family transcriptional regulator, with the translated sequence MASRQAAVQKAVAPRRRAPRQTLTRREVTDAAIDLVERDGLDALTMRRLATELGVAPMSLYTHVASRDDLVDAIVEQLIERLDLHDEPGEPWQQAVRRTLGTYRDLAVALPHAFELLALAPYDTTPVAPHLVGVLAGLERAGLAPDQARQVLGIVDAYASGFLVVWARSTTSTRRAAAASVTAPDAASTAERDAAAAAAAPDEVAAMRDLETFDQGLEALIAGLGATLVPGPAEAGT